The following coding sequences lie in one Thermoplasmata archaeon genomic window:
- a CDS encoding methytransferase partner Trm112 encodes MKRDLMEILCCPVCKGDLELTVKTEKEEILEGSLFCKNCNHRYEITDGIPDLLPPDFK; translated from the coding sequence ATGAAGCGGGACCTCATGGAGATCCTGTGCTGCCCCGTTTGCAAGGGCGACTTGGAACTCACGGTGAAGACGGAGAAAGAGGAGATCCTCGAAGGGTCCTTGTTCTGCAAGAACTGCAACCACCGCTACGAGATCACGGACGGCATTCCGGATCTGCTGCCGCCGGACTTCAAATGA
- a CDS encoding carboxypeptidase regulatory-like domain-containing protein: protein MDEGKGWLRAPWRTAAILVLILGLALFVRVYFVYGLAFAGAPSTCDANTLIEVSGGSDSYYWDRALCYSFQTGKDLGKDCMTNFPVCFQNPRPPLFPWFSLLVGRTLSPLFPSAWNAVEFVFLLSTGLFGALTVFPTYALGKEAFGRKAGIIAALLLAVSVGHLQRSNATDADHDAFTLFFVVTTFYFFLRALKTMKGRRWVENWFRRESISAGVGGFFRENRTSVLYALLAGLCVTVIALAWQGWAYVSVILLVWFAAEMFVDRFRNEDPMGAWILFVIALATPIALAFQWYYVRNNIRVWFDVPAYLFLAAMVLGLAFTVTRDYPWTLVIPSTLIAGGVGLAVAVVVNPTLASAFVTGAGYFIQSKLVTTIAEDQAPGMSQLILSFGLFTFGMSLVAIAYMLWQIPRRRDPAYRIAVIWTVVAAFMAITAARFIFNASPAFAIAAGYAIDLVLVRADFATMRRTYRSLAEGSWRNAVRKSLKVRHILAAFGIVFLVLVPNVWFGLDAAIPFELKTQYDRQVASTLPSFLRAPGYNPSSTSPFYFGAFGYTLPKVTDYYPAAWTWFRTQDAGEPPELRPAYLSWWDYGFEAVDRGAHPTVADNFQNGYALAGQFLTAQNETQGIALLAVRLVEGDYWAHGRTIGPEVRDALSAYGISADAFAGVLRHPDQYVALVLADPLTYGVWDSNMHPFNAQYIVLTHLLTARMGEERMVDLYHALRDATDRDIGYFAVDSRLFPISAQNTGIFYAPVKLADHRVIQLPDGRVLPAEFFQIFVNTTRASNVQIQFVQPGDQITSQRIAYQPAFYNSMFYRAYVGYSPPEIGFPNNPTIPGFDPGMQGFPPEPAWNLTHWRVVYRTSYFNPFPDVANHTDAWQAMNYVDAQKKQADIQAGKMKGTVDLSTLSTVANGVVFLRYYDGAWVNGTVSADGVPLARVNITVTDELGTPHYWTTTDAGGRYSALVPFGNVTITASVGRRSTSLIGTRTLAAATLPVSEDQAMRVPSDSDGDGIPDWIMTRDLHVPAHSESGTLFFDLDRNGAFQAGDAVLPGATLTFTDKEFPYARTATSRPDGSFTVSPMPAGTYAVTVQANRHTVRAADGTIGTSDVTANVAVPYANVRGTASSSLGGPVAGASLEAVDATNGTTLRFTADREGSYLIRPLMAGNYTVTAASGDIASNPARVRAQNSDFFLNLTLRPSGTVAGSTTLFGTDQPFASLDFQAATDPSTVRTATSDASARYSIRLPAGEWFVSGRLYQGTTLYASLGRVLVAAGATTAFDAMFVQGVRVGGTVFDPNPAIRNPQASVAFTNGAGQRWLTTSASGGYLAFLPTGTYDVEAFTAAAASFRSVALTGSRTVDIRLVNASEAVRGSVYRDVNGNAALDPGEAVAGAHIALTDDAGAHIALTTNATGGFFVPLFGNHTYQGSVSALGFETRAIPTSSPAGLRTLLPIALVPTSVDVRGSVLLGGAPLLNRPVTVRAVAIGEGAVAQTAVTDSNGGYGFRVVPGTYDLVVDENVSTTRDSRYQNEESNGIDVSVGQAALGVDIAIVVRTRVTGNVTLSGAPQSASLSFDGPEHRTAEATTAGFEVYLVPGSYAVYGTKQIVPEVYAFISTATVPATNLTFALVKATRVAGHALFNGAGVVGPMPVSFARAEGGLVNVSTDSSGAYTAYLVPGNYTVTLTGTNSATEAGVPRFYAYAFTGGLAVAPGVAEISFDIAVSRSFDNTTVSGTVSFGGFGVDATVTFNARGGGAITATASSGSNGSYSVGLAPGTYDVYASRALGSAVSFFQITVPHASESVRDIALASGFALFGVTTDPRGARTSASIEIQSTATLELTSDGSGSYSTVLPTGVYTITATKAATENGISVTYLATTSVALQLDTVANLALEKVVSRSVVVSWDASQRQAIAAGSSATYTIVVRNTGNVADTWSLSGRPADWQFAFAPSTVSLNFGASGTSAAVSVTLTSPSDALVDHGTITLVATSTTDGTTQGTVDVQVDIVRTRGLSLTLDPNSGVFDGRFLNYTLTIKNSGNADETIDVEITNPDDLAAGGWTARLGTVGGPANDIRLSDVTVPANSTTKVRLQSQSSGGASGATAIVRASAQDSMAVASTGFFTLQLPALAAGAVTEGGPDIAHEVPLNMQLVAALVAGAAAVGVGLFLTRRR from the coding sequence GTGGACGAAGGGAAAGGATGGCTCCGCGCCCCGTGGCGGACGGCTGCCATCCTCGTGCTGATCCTCGGCCTGGCCCTCTTCGTCCGCGTGTACTTCGTGTACGGCCTCGCCTTCGCGGGCGCTCCGAGCACGTGCGACGCGAACACCCTCATCGAGGTCTCCGGCGGGTCGGACTCATACTATTGGGACCGCGCCCTCTGCTATTCGTTCCAGACCGGGAAGGACCTCGGGAAGGACTGCATGACGAACTTCCCGGTCTGTTTCCAGAACCCGAGGCCGCCGCTCTTCCCGTGGTTCTCGTTGCTCGTCGGGCGGACGCTCTCGCCCCTCTTCCCGAGCGCCTGGAACGCGGTGGAATTCGTCTTCCTCCTGTCCACGGGCCTGTTTGGCGCCTTGACGGTCTTCCCGACGTACGCGCTCGGCAAGGAGGCGTTCGGCCGGAAGGCCGGAATCATCGCGGCGTTGCTGCTCGCGGTTAGCGTGGGCCACCTCCAGCGGAGCAATGCGACCGACGCGGACCACGACGCCTTCACCCTATTCTTCGTCGTCACGACGTTCTACTTCTTCCTGCGCGCCCTCAAGACGATGAAAGGCCGCCGCTGGGTCGAGAACTGGTTCCGGCGAGAGTCGATTTCCGCCGGGGTGGGCGGGTTCTTCCGGGAGAATCGGACGAGCGTCCTGTACGCGCTCTTGGCGGGCCTCTGCGTCACCGTCATCGCCCTGGCGTGGCAAGGCTGGGCGTACGTCAGCGTGATCTTGCTCGTCTGGTTCGCCGCGGAGATGTTCGTGGACCGCTTCCGCAACGAAGACCCGATGGGCGCCTGGATCCTGTTCGTGATCGCCCTCGCGACGCCCATCGCCCTCGCGTTCCAATGGTACTACGTACGGAACAACATCCGCGTCTGGTTCGACGTCCCCGCGTACCTCTTCCTCGCAGCGATGGTCCTCGGCCTCGCCTTCACCGTGACGCGCGACTACCCGTGGACGCTCGTGATTCCGAGCACCCTGATCGCCGGCGGCGTCGGGCTCGCGGTCGCCGTCGTCGTGAACCCGACCCTCGCGAGCGCGTTCGTCACGGGCGCGGGCTACTTCATCCAGTCGAAGCTCGTCACGACGATCGCAGAGGACCAGGCGCCCGGGATGTCCCAGCTGATCCTGAGCTTCGGCCTCTTCACGTTCGGCATGAGCCTCGTCGCGATCGCGTACATGTTGTGGCAGATCCCGCGGCGGCGCGACCCCGCGTACCGGATCGCGGTGATTTGGACCGTCGTCGCGGCCTTCATGGCCATCACGGCGGCGCGGTTCATCTTCAACGCATCGCCCGCCTTCGCGATCGCGGCGGGGTATGCGATCGACCTGGTCCTCGTCCGGGCGGACTTCGCGACCATGCGGCGCACGTACCGCTCGCTCGCGGAGGGGAGCTGGCGCAACGCGGTCCGGAAGTCCCTGAAAGTGCGGCACATCCTCGCGGCCTTCGGCATCGTGTTCCTCGTCCTCGTGCCGAACGTCTGGTTCGGCCTCGACGCGGCGATCCCGTTCGAACTGAAGACGCAGTACGACCGCCAGGTCGCCTCCACGCTGCCGTCGTTCCTGCGCGCCCCAGGCTACAATCCGAGCAGCACGAGCCCGTTCTACTTCGGGGCGTTCGGGTACACCTTGCCCAAGGTCACGGACTACTATCCCGCGGCGTGGACCTGGTTTCGGACGCAAGACGCGGGCGAACCGCCCGAGCTGCGGCCCGCCTACCTGTCGTGGTGGGACTACGGCTTCGAGGCGGTCGACCGGGGCGCCCATCCGACGGTCGCGGACAACTTCCAGAACGGCTACGCGCTCGCCGGCCAGTTCCTCACCGCCCAGAACGAGACGCAAGGGATTGCGCTGCTCGCGGTCCGGCTCGTCGAGGGTGACTACTGGGCGCACGGCCGCACGATCGGCCCGGAGGTCCGGGACGCCTTGTCGGCGTACGGCATCTCGGCAGACGCGTTCGCCGGCGTCCTGCGCCACCCGGACCAGTACGTGGCGCTCGTCCTCGCGGACCCCCTGACGTACGGCGTCTGGGATTCGAACATGCACCCGTTCAACGCGCAGTACATCGTCCTGACACACCTCCTCACCGCACGAATGGGCGAGGAACGCATGGTCGACCTGTACCACGCGCTCCGGGACGCGACGGATCGGGACATCGGCTACTTCGCGGTCGACTCGCGCCTGTTCCCGATCAGCGCGCAGAACACGGGCATCTTCTACGCCCCGGTCAAGCTGGCGGACCACCGGGTCATCCAGCTCCCGGACGGCCGCGTCCTCCCGGCCGAGTTCTTCCAGATCTTCGTGAACACGACCCGGGCGTCGAACGTCCAGATCCAGTTCGTGCAGCCCGGGGACCAGATCACGAGCCAGCGGATCGCGTACCAGCCGGCGTTCTACAATTCGATGTTTTACCGCGCGTACGTCGGGTATTCCCCCCCGGAGATCGGCTTCCCCAACAACCCGACGATCCCCGGGTTCGATCCCGGAATGCAGGGGTTCCCACCGGAGCCCGCGTGGAACCTGACCCACTGGCGCGTCGTCTACCGTACGTCGTACTTCAACCCGTTCCCGGACGTCGCGAACCACACGGACGCCTGGCAGGCGATGAACTACGTCGACGCCCAGAAGAAGCAGGCGGACATCCAAGCGGGGAAGATGAAAGGGACCGTCGACCTGAGCACGCTGAGCACCGTGGCGAACGGCGTCGTGTTCCTGCGGTACTACGACGGCGCCTGGGTCAACGGGACCGTGTCGGCGGATGGCGTGCCCCTCGCGCGCGTCAACATCACCGTGACGGACGAGCTCGGGACGCCGCACTACTGGACGACGACGGATGCGGGCGGGCGCTACAGTGCGCTCGTGCCCTTCGGCAACGTCACGATCACGGCGTCCGTTGGACGGCGGTCGACGAGCCTGATCGGGACGCGCACCCTTGCGGCGGCCACGCTCCCCGTGTCGGAAGACCAGGCGATGCGCGTGCCTTCGGACTCCGACGGCGACGGCATCCCGGACTGGATCATGACCCGGGACCTGCACGTCCCCGCGCACTCGGAGAGCGGCACGCTCTTCTTCGACCTGGACCGGAACGGCGCCTTCCAAGCGGGCGACGCGGTCCTGCCGGGCGCGACCCTCACCTTCACGGACAAGGAGTTCCCGTACGCGCGGACCGCCACGAGCCGGCCGGATGGCTCGTTCACGGTGTCGCCGATGCCGGCGGGCACGTACGCCGTGACGGTGCAGGCGAATAGACATACGGTCCGCGCCGCCGACGGCACGATCGGGACGTCGGACGTGACGGCGAACGTCGCCGTGCCGTACGCGAACGTGCGGGGAACCGCGAGCTCGAGCCTCGGCGGCCCCGTCGCGGGCGCGTCGCTCGAGGCCGTCGACGCGACGAACGGGACCACCCTCCGGTTCACGGCGGATCGCGAAGGGTCGTACCTGATCCGGCCGCTCATGGCGGGGAACTACACCGTCACGGCGGCGTCCGGCGACATTGCCTCGAACCCCGCGCGCGTGCGGGCGCAGAACTCCGACTTCTTCCTGAACCTGACGCTCCGGCCGTCGGGCACCGTCGCGGGCAGCACGACCCTCTTCGGGACGGACCAGCCGTTCGCCAGCCTCGACTTCCAGGCCGCGACGGACCCCTCGACGGTCCGCACGGCGACGTCCGACGCGTCCGCCCGGTACTCGATCCGCCTCCCGGCCGGGGAGTGGTTCGTCTCCGGACGGTTGTACCAGGGCACGACGCTCTACGCGTCGTTGGGTCGCGTCCTCGTCGCCGCCGGCGCCACGACCGCCTTCGATGCGATGTTCGTCCAGGGCGTCCGGGTCGGCGGCACCGTCTTCGACCCGAATCCCGCCATCCGGAACCCGCAAGCCTCCGTCGCGTTCACGAACGGGGCGGGCCAGCGGTGGCTCACGACGAGCGCGAGTGGCGGCTACCTCGCCTTCCTGCCCACGGGCACGTACGACGTCGAGGCGTTCACCGCGGCCGCGGCGTCGTTCAGGTCCGTCGCCTTGACCGGCAGCCGGACGGTCGACATCCGCCTGGTGAACGCCTCCGAGGCGGTCCGCGGGTCCGTCTACCGCGACGTGAACGGAAACGCCGCGCTCGATCCGGGCGAGGCGGTCGCCGGCGCGCACATCGCCCTGACGGACGACGCTGGGGCGCACATCGCCCTGACGACGAACGCAACGGGCGGGTTCTTCGTCCCCCTGTTCGGGAACCACACGTACCAGGGCTCCGTGTCCGCCCTCGGGTTCGAGACGCGCGCGATCCCGACCTCCTCGCCAGCGGGCCTCCGAACCCTCTTGCCGATTGCCCTCGTCCCGACCTCCGTCGACGTCCGAGGGAGCGTCCTGCTCGGCGGCGCCCCGCTCCTGAATCGACCCGTCACGGTCCGCGCGGTCGCCATCGGCGAAGGCGCGGTCGCGCAGACGGCCGTCACCGACTCGAACGGCGGCTACGGCTTCCGGGTCGTCCCGGGGACGTACGACCTCGTCGTGGACGAGAACGTCTCGACGACGCGCGACTCGAGGTACCAGAACGAGGAATCGAACGGCATCGACGTGTCCGTCGGCCAGGCGGCCCTCGGCGTCGACATCGCGATTGTCGTCCGCACCCGAGTGACGGGGAACGTCACCTTGTCCGGCGCCCCACAGTCCGCGTCGCTGTCGTTCGACGGACCGGAGCACCGAACCGCCGAGGCGACGACGGCAGGGTTCGAGGTCTACCTCGTGCCGGGCTCCTACGCCGTCTACGGGACCAAGCAAATCGTCCCGGAGGTGTATGCATTCATCTCGACCGCGACGGTGCCGGCGACGAACCTGACGTTCGCGCTCGTCAAGGCGACGCGCGTCGCGGGCCACGCCCTCTTCAACGGCGCGGGCGTCGTCGGGCCGATGCCCGTCTCCTTCGCGCGGGCGGAGGGCGGCCTCGTGAACGTCTCGACCGACTCCTCCGGCGCGTACACCGCGTACCTCGTCCCCGGCAACTACACCGTCACGCTGACCGGGACGAACTCCGCGACCGAGGCGGGCGTGCCGCGCTTCTACGCGTACGCCTTCACGGGCGGCCTCGCGGTCGCACCCGGGGTCGCGGAAATCTCGTTCGACATAGCCGTCTCGCGGAGCTTCGACAACACGACCGTCTCGGGGACCGTGAGCTTCGGCGGATTCGGTGTCGACGCGACCGTGACGTTCAACGCCCGGGGAGGGGGCGCGATCACCGCCACCGCCTCGTCCGGCTCAAACGGCTCCTATTCGGTGGGGCTCGCGCCGGGCACGTACGACGTGTATGCGTCTCGTGCCCTCGGGAGCGCCGTGTCGTTCTTCCAGATCACCGTCCCCCATGCCTCCGAGTCCGTCCGCGACATCGCCCTGGCGAGCGGGTTCGCCCTTTTCGGCGTGACGACGGACCCGCGGGGAGCGCGGACGTCTGCGTCCATTGAAATCCAGTCGACGGCGACACTCGAGCTGACGTCGGACGGGAGCGGATCGTACTCGACCGTCCTGCCCACGGGCGTCTACACGATCACGGCGACGAAGGCGGCCACGGAGAACGGGATCTCCGTCACGTACCTAGCCACGACGTCCGTCGCGCTGCAGTTGGACACCGTCGCGAACCTCGCCCTCGAAAAGGTCGTCTCTCGGTCCGTCGTCGTGTCGTGGGACGCGTCTCAGCGGCAGGCGATCGCCGCCGGTTCGTCGGCGACGTACACGATCGTCGTGCGGAACACGGGCAACGTCGCGGACACCTGGTCGCTCTCCGGCCGCCCCGCCGACTGGCAATTCGCTTTCGCGCCCTCGACGGTCTCCCTGAACTTCGGGGCCTCCGGCACGAGCGCGGCCGTCAGCGTGACGCTCACGAGTCCGTCGGACGCCCTCGTGGACCACGGCACGATCACCCTCGTCGCGACCTCGACGACGGACGGGACGACCCAAGGCACCGTCGACGTCCAAGTCGACATCGTCCGGACGCGCGGCCTCTCCCTCACCCTCGATCCGAACTCCGGCGTGTTCGACGGCCGCTTCCTGAACTACACGCTTACGATCAAGAATTCCGGGAACGCCGACGAGACGATCGACGTGGAGATCACGAACCCCGATGACCTCGCGGCGGGCGGTTGGACCGCCCGGCTCGGGACGGTCGGCGGGCCCGCGAACGACATCCGCTTGTCCGACGTCACCGTCCCGGCGAACTCGACGACGAAGGTGCGCCTCCAGTCGCAGTCGTCCGGCGGCGCGAGCGGTGCGACCGCCATCGTGCGCGCCTCCGCGCAGGACTCGATGGCCGTCGCTTCGACGGGGTTCTTCACGCTCCAGCTGCCGGCCCTTGCCGCCGGGGCCGTCACGGAGGGTGGGCCGGACATCGCCCACGAGGTGCCGCTCAACATGCAACTCGTCGCGGCCCTCGTCGCGGGCGCGGCCGCGGTCGGGGTGGGCCTGTTCCTCACCCGGAGGCGGTGA
- a CDS encoding CARDB domain-containing protein produces MLAVFALAVPSATAQLPLVVNLTGPSSLAPSQRAAYNLTISGGPTGEVTYTARWYVTGPDAAGAVPSSSNPTTETRNTTSFRLNITAPPRDTDVRLVVSVGAQVGTTSENTSVEKSIIVITPILLSATFRNDGTTAAVNLTARFFVDDALVGSRKIARIDSHAQATASFNYLPIGLQPGAHRVRIEADLDGNGIIDSSRGEAFASDLFYRTTPGLGTGWTVLIGIAVFLPVLIATVAVRRRGRP; encoded by the coding sequence TTGCTGGCGGTCTTCGCCCTCGCGGTCCCTTCGGCCACCGCCCAGTTGCCGCTCGTCGTCAACCTCACGGGTCCTTCGTCCCTCGCCCCGAGCCAACGGGCGGCGTACAACCTGACGATCTCCGGCGGGCCGACGGGCGAGGTGACGTACACCGCCCGCTGGTACGTCACAGGCCCCGATGCGGCGGGCGCGGTCCCGTCCAGTTCGAACCCGACGACGGAGACGCGGAACACGACGTCCTTCCGGCTGAACATCACCGCGCCGCCGCGGGACACCGACGTGAGGCTCGTCGTGAGCGTGGGCGCGCAGGTCGGGACGACGTCCGAGAACACGAGCGTCGAGAAGTCGATTATCGTCATCACGCCGATTCTCCTGTCGGCAACGTTCCGGAACGACGGGACGACCGCAGCCGTCAACCTGACGGCGCGCTTCTTCGTGGACGACGCCCTCGTGGGTTCGCGGAAGATCGCGAGGATCGACTCGCATGCGCAGGCGACCGCGTCGTTCAACTACCTCCCGATCGGGCTCCAGCCCGGCGCCCATCGCGTGCGGATCGAGGCGGATCTCGACGGGAACGGCATCATCGATTCGTCCCGCGGCGAGGCCTTTGCTTCCGACCTGTTCTATCGGACGACGCCCGGCCTCGGGACCGGCTGGACGGTCCTCATCGGGATCGCGGTGTTCCTGCCCGTCCTGATTGCGACCGTCGCGGTGCGCCGACGCGGGCGCCCCTAA